The nucleotide sequence AATAttatggatgagtttgaaaatgatctgGTTTGGTTGAGAAGCATGGCCGCCAGGAAGCGgagaatttttagctcacctgagcacaacgtgctcatggtgagcgttTGTGATCGCTTTtatccgtcgtgcgttgtgcggcgtcaacatttgccttgttaccTCTCTagagggccacatttattgtccaatcttcatgaaaatttggtcagaacattggtttccaatgatatcttggataagtttgaaaatggttacgtttgcttgaaaaacatgactgccaaggagcggggcatttttccttatatggctatatatggctatagtacaatcttgttaacactctagaggccacactttattgtttgatcttcataaaacttggtcagaagatttcatcccaataatatcttggacgagttcgaaaatgagtgccggttggttgaaaaaacatggctgccagggggcggggcatttttccttatatggctgtggtaaaaccttgttaacactctagtaggccacatttattttccgatcttcatgaaacttgctcagaagattggtcccactgatatcttggatgagtttaaaaatggtaacctttgcttgaaaaacatggctgccaaggggcggggcatttttccttatatggctatagtcaaatcttgttaacactctagaggccacatttattgtccaatctttatgaaacatggtcagaagattcataccaataatatcttggacgaggttcgaaaatgatgccggttggttgaaaaacatggccttcagggggcggggcatttttccttatatggctatagtaaaaccttgttaacactctagaggtcacatttattttcggatcatcatcaaacttggtaagaagaatGATGAGTGTGAAAAtgattttggttgctttaaaaacatggccaccatgcaGAGAGctgggcatatttccttatatggctatatatggctatagtaaaaccttgataacactctagaggccacatttattgtccagtcttcatgaaatttggttagaaagattggtctcaatgatatcttggattagtttgaaaataattatgtttgcttgaataacatggcttccaagaggcggggcaattttccttatatggctattgtaaaatcttgttaacactctagaggccacatttactgtccgatcttcatgaaacttggtcagaagatttatcccgataatatcttggacgagttcaaaagtgatgccggttggttgaaaaacatggctgccagggggcggggcattttttcttatatggctatcgtaaaaccttgttaacactctagtctgagaaaactgggcttaatgcagatacgtaaattgtcatcccagattagtctgtgcagtctgcaaaggctactctgggaagaaacttttcccttttatcatattttcttaAAAGTAGGTCTCTTCAATTTGTATTGAGGCTgagagtgtcatcccttattagccatTGCAAActgccaaggctaatctgggacaacacttaacacacatgcattgagcccagtttgacTGGAACGCTTAATTGTGTTGGGGCATATTGACAGCCTACGCTTTTGAATGAATGTGTTGTATAATGTTTGATGTGTTTTTCATAACGTAATGAGAATTTGCACTTAATGTCTGAAATacttttttgctgtttttgttgattttgctTTTGAAAAATGAATACCTTTCACATGGATAATGTGATTCGATTTTCTGGACCCTTTTACCATTTTCAGATTCCTTCCCCTGCAGGAGAAGACTATGAAAATGAAATGGAGAAACTTAAAGCTGGTATAGTACATGAATtccatagaggatatttgttggattctgtggattatcgattttaattcactagtTATCATAGagaatattttcacgagtgaattaaaatcgatattccaccaaatccaacaaattttcttgttatttcatgcttttttttacagtttatattcattgtttaagagttaaactaaagaatttcgctgggataatgacgtcattttgtcaaaaaaaatgaagttttttcacagtaaacagtgaaaattatcgataattttcactgttaattttcactgtttgtaacagtgaaattatcagttttaattcactgatatttctctataaaccaccggaaggcataaaataaattgttgttttttgcgtTGTCCACCATTATAATGACCATTTATTTCCATTACAATAAtgtgcttgtttgttttgttgtttatttctccATTTTCGTCTTAGTATTCAAGTCATATTTCAGCTgtaagttaaccctttaccaaaaagatacgtattaaacccttcagcacttagatatgtatttaacccttcagcacttagatatgtatttaaccctttgccactaagatacttatttaaccctttgcatgctgggaaatttgtcttctgctaaaatgtcgtctgctgaatttataaaataagcattttcttcattttttttcaaagaatactatcagaatagcaaacagtttggatccagatgagacgccacgttctgtggcgtctcatctggatccaaactgtttgcaaaggcctttaaaattcagctccagcgctttaagggttaaacgCCTCAAAGTTATCCTGGGTTAGCTGGACTACCAGTACTACTAAGTGCACATAGATAGGGCAGTACAGAAAAATGACAAGAGCATTAGAATTGCTGGATAGACAAAGAATAAAATTGAGAATTGTTATAACACCCTGTAAACAATGCAGAATTGGATGATTTCTTATTTGCCGTTATGATGATCATTGCAGAGAAACAAATTTTGGTTCTACTGATGAACAAgtctaaaaaaaatcactgtatgtTAGCCTTCAATTTCTAGCagaataaattgtaaaaaaagtacaCCAGCAACATTTTTTTCAGCACCAAAATTACCGGTTCAGAAGAGAGTTTTGCCCCCACCCCCATCCACACAGATTGAAACTCCAGGTAAGCACTTGTAGGACTATCATGGGGATATCAGTAGCATATGATATCATTGTTAGCATTGTCTAACAAATCATAGCTTTGCAATTtacaaattttcacaatttgatTCCCATTGCAGGATTTGATTGGCATTCCATGATTGGATTATTATTATGTGATTTGATTGATGTGGCATGATTTGATTGACATGGCATGATTTGATTGCATTATTCGATTGGATTGACATTAAAAGGTGTGGGTTTTTTAATTGACATTGCatcatttaatatgttatttaaacgTAAGGTTCTTAAGTAACTTTCACGCTTTGATGGACATaatgatatttggtatgtaatggACATTCCTTCAATATTGTattgacattttaatatataatggACATTACAAGATATGattgatattttatatgtaatgatgaCATTTTAATATGTTATGGCCATTACAAGATTTGACtgacatttaatatttaatggaCATTTCAAGATCTAATtgacatttaaaggggccttttcacagattttggcatgtattgaagtttgtcattaaatgctttatattgataaatgataaCATTGGGTAAaaaaatctcctgtaaaaaaacaagaatacaattaaagaatttaaaaaaagtaaccctcaacagggcttgaaccactgacccctggagccatggagaaAAAGTCTActgctctatccactagaccatccgctcttaTACCATCACAgctgtattttttactttataaatgcaatcctcgtagtatcaaaaaatacaacaacaacaacagaattctccaaattattcaatcgttttgcgttgcaacgctttataattttcaggtttttaaatcgtcaaaagatgcacataatggatattttagagcatggtaaatgttcagtataactgtttgcTCACagtcacaaatatcataacttcaaggaaaatttgcgaatctgaaacaattttttttaattttgtcaatttaccaaagcgtgaaaaggcccctttaatatgtaaTGGATCGACAATACAAGATTTTATTGACAATTTTTATATGTAATGGACAGCACAAGATCTGATTGACATTAAATATGTAATAGACATTACAAgattttattgacatttaataTGTAATGGACATTGCAAGATTTGATTGACATTTTAATACCTAATGGACATTACAAGATCAGATTGACATTTAATACGTAAATGACATATCATGATTTGAttgacatttaatataaaatgtacatatcatGATTTGATGATCAACAATTCAATATGTAATGTACATAATAAGATTTGATGGATATTATGGCACTGATGCAGGTGTTAGACCAGGGTACATATACCGCCATGTATTTACTTATTCGTTTTATTCACGTTTTAGAATAGCTAAACAACAATTGATTACCGACTGTTTTTGCTTTTCTTTTCGTTTCAGCACCACAGACAATTGGATCAAAAGAACCGACAGAGGTAACATGCGTTCAGATTATATGTAATACAGTAAAACATTGATATGTGTCAGCGTACACTTTGGTGAttaaaattttttattttttttcttgaacaCATACAATTTTGGATTTTTGATTTGAGGAAAAAAGGTGTTAAATTGTGTCAGACATTTCTGATGTGTTTGTGTAAAATTTGTGGATCAgtccacaggtgttgggcgcttggccaattcactgaaacgctatttgtcaaataacaattttttttatcactttgaccaacaacaaaaaaattccgatataatatatatatgttcatataaattgtCAGAAATTGACAGATACTATATATGTCCACAAAATTAacagataatatattttacaataataatgaaTATTGCTTGTTAATAGTAGGTAATTGTAAGCAAATTTAAAGCaggttatattatatttttacaaattgacAGATAATATATATATccacaaaattaacaaaaattaatgtcTCACACATTATAATGATaagttttattatatttgaaaacatgttCAAATTTCTTAAATGTTTCACATCAAGACttgcaatatgtattaatttatttatatcttattaataaatatgtattctgCAGAAGTATACACGTTTCCCACAAAAGTTTATCAAAACAAGGactaatgcaaaaaaaaaaaatttaaaaaaaattgaggaaTGGTTAGTTCTGTAAAGTTATATATATTTGTCGGCctgaaattgtgttgtttttcaaaaaatgactttAGTGggtaagaaaattattattaaaaaacaatgaaGTGTTAGTTTTGTTGGTCAATTTTCCGATGTTTgtgtgttaaatttgtggattaGTCAATCACAAAATCCACAAGCATTTATGCcctacaaataataatgatttacaGTAAAAATGTCAATTGACTTTGTGACTATGTTCTTCTAAAACATGATAAGGCGAAAAGAAACCTGTTGTGTTTGTTGTGGTCAACCCCCAAAAAACTGGGCGATAAATATTTTTACAAGTTTGGGTCAAAAGGCACTTAACATTTGATAACTGGctaagtttgtttatattgttttatttttatagcTGGTTGATTGGACATACTTTTGAAATATGTTTCAGGCCCAGTTACTGTTGCAGAGGTGGTACCACGGCAGTATGTCTAGAGATGAGGCCAAAGAAAAACTGTTTTCATATAATATGGTGAGAAAATTGCAATGTATATAAATAAGCCCTGATCTGAAAAAAAAGACTTTATTCATGTCTGAATTCTTAAGTTAACAGACTGATACTTTAGGTGGCTGTTATAGATTTTAGCATTTGGGCCCTGGTTTTATGGCGTTGCCATTTTTCTTGTTATTCAGcaatatttattgtttctttGAAAAATATGGGGTCATGCTGGAGTTTTGGTGTAAGTGGGTTTGTGTGTGCCCTGTTACCAGCCAGTTGAGAAGACAAAGAACCTATTTTAGATGTCCTATAATCAACACAAACACAGATATTTTCTTGCTTTATTTCAGGATGGAATGTACCTTATTCGAAGAAGTGCCAAGAATCCTTCTCAGCCATTTACCCTGCAGATATACTTTGCAAAGAACGATTTCAACCTTCCAATCAGAAAAAGTGGCTCTGGCTATCAAGTAGGAGCCAACACACAGGTTGGTGAAGGGGAACTATTTTTCATAATCTAAGTGAAAAAGAGGAACTATTTTTGTGATCTGAGTGAATAAGAAGAACTATTTTTATGATCTGCATGAATAAGGGGAGCTATGTTTATTATCTAAATAAAAGAGGAATTTGTGGATGATTTGATATAATCAGAGGAACTATTTTTGAATGATCTGAGTGCATAAGAGGAACTTTTTTATAATCtgagtgaataaaaatcaataccAATAAAGTTCtttttgttaaatacttttgcaacatttgtttacattttacaattgTAAAACTGGAGAAAATATTGGGGGAAATGctgaattttaaaacatttacatagtgtcaaaaatgtctttgttttaCAGTGAAACAATTACAGTTATAATGTGTAAATCACTGAAATCTCCCTATAGACCACAACAACATCATATACATTTGTACAAAAATGTGTCAGCACATTTTATCACATCCTGTATTAAATCAATCTGACAAAAGCATACAATAATGGGTGAGGGATATCTGAAGATGGTTCAATAAATTACTTGTTTAGAAGTGGAACAAGAAGGCATCTGTTTCCTATTGACTCACATCCcgttttttctttttcaaatattgttgtttgttgtttctACAAATGTTATGTTTCTCTTTTTCAGACATTTCCTTCTCTACTAGAAATAGTTAACACCTTCAAGAAAAGTCGACTTGTACTCAACCAAACCATACAAACCACTTTAGTGAAATCTCTACccaaaacttaaaaacaaattgttattgtaTATATTCATTTTCTCATCTTAATATTATTATGTCAAGAACACATTGCATGGACGCTTGGAAAAACTAtgcaaattatttttgtttttgcaaatattttttatgtgcaGAGATGGTATCATAGAAACAACGGTACTATTGTGTGAAATGCGCAACCATGTAAAACACGCGCCttctattaaaattaaaacttggaGATAAACACTTTGCTATATGCAAAGTATACAACATGTATCTCAgcctttcattaaaaaaaatatcatgttttAGTTATTGTTTAAAACTTTTAATAAAAGAATAGGCAAAATA is from Dreissena polymorpha isolate Duluth1 chromosome 14, UMN_Dpol_1.0, whole genome shotgun sequence and encodes:
- the LOC127858685 gene encoding B-cell linker protein-like, translating into MGKTSVQEMCERPTPSHRSLSLINTHPASLLGDHGPRPLFLPRHPLLVRPFVVPKKSQIPSPAGEDYENEMEKLKAAPKLPVQKRVLPPPPSTQIETPAPQTIGSKEPTEAQLLLQRWYHGSMSRDEAKEKLFSYNMDGMYLIRRSAKNPSQPFTLQIYFAKNDFNLPIRKSGSGYQVGANTQTFPSLLEIVNTFKKSRLVLNQTIQTTLVKSLPKT